The following proteins are co-located in the Pedobacter frigiditerrae genome:
- a CDS encoding glycoside hydrolase family 28 protein, whose protein sequence is MRKIVSTIFTATLFISSLTAFAQSNKQKAPYSFSNLPVIAKTSFKADTFNIIKYGAKNDGVTLNSKAINDAIVACNKKGGGVVLVPKGMWLTGPIELKSNVNLHLQKNAIIQFTKDFNQYPLVASNWEGLPQMRNQSPLWSTNQTNIAITGFGIIDGAGEVWRMVKKDKLTESQWSKLVASGGVLSDDKKSWYPSEAFFKASKMKNPGEITPDKTPEFYNSIKTFLRPNLLVFTSCKKILLEGVTFQNSPAWNLHPLMCEDLTVRNVYVKNPWYAQNGDGIDLESCKNVLIEGSTFDVGDDGICIKSGRDAAGRKRGMPTENVIIRNSTVYHAHGGFVIGSEMSGGAKNIFVSDCSFIGTDIGLRFKTTRGRGGVVEKIFVKNINMKDIVGEAILFDMYYAAVDPVPLKGEKRDAPKVELLPVTEETPIFRDFHITDVVCDGASKAVFIRGLPELSISNITLDNLNIKADEGVDIQEAKNVSLNNVNLIVANSNPLINIQNGNTINFKNINYNAAQLLFRITGDRNSAIKTSGLDATKAKSKTEFLAGADEKTLQINK, encoded by the coding sequence ATGAGAAAAATAGTATCAACTATATTCACTGCAACACTCTTTATTAGTTCATTAACAGCTTTTGCGCAATCAAATAAGCAAAAAGCGCCATATTCTTTTAGTAATCTTCCGGTAATTGCAAAAACTTCATTTAAGGCCGATACTTTCAATATCATTAAGTATGGTGCTAAAAACGATGGTGTTACTTTAAATAGCAAGGCGATAAATGATGCAATTGTAGCTTGTAATAAAAAAGGTGGGGGCGTAGTACTTGTTCCAAAAGGAATGTGGTTAACTGGACCAATCGAGTTAAAAAGCAACGTGAATTTACATTTGCAAAAAAATGCAATTATTCAGTTCACTAAAGATTTTAATCAATACCCATTAGTAGCTAGCAATTGGGAAGGCTTACCTCAAATGCGTAATCAATCACCTTTATGGTCTACAAACCAAACCAATATTGCAATAACAGGTTTTGGGATTATAGATGGAGCAGGCGAGGTTTGGCGAATGGTAAAAAAAGATAAACTCACAGAAAGCCAATGGTCTAAATTAGTGGCTTCTGGTGGTGTGTTAAGTGATGATAAAAAAAGCTGGTATCCTTCTGAGGCATTTTTCAAAGCTTCAAAAATGAAAAACCCTGGAGAAATTACTCCAGATAAAACGCCAGAGTTTTATAATAGCATTAAAACTTTTTTAAGACCAAACTTATTGGTTTTTACCTCATGTAAGAAGATTTTGTTAGAAGGGGTTACTTTTCAAAATTCGCCAGCATGGAATTTACATCCACTAATGTGTGAAGATTTAACGGTAAGAAATGTGTACGTTAAAAATCCGTGGTACGCACAAAATGGAGATGGTATAGATTTAGAATCTTGTAAAAACGTATTAATTGAAGGCAGCACTTTTGATGTAGGTGATGATGGAATTTGTATTAAATCTGGTCGTGATGCTGCAGGTAGAAAACGTGGAATGCCAACAGAAAATGTAATTATTCGCAATAGCACAGTTTATCATGCACATGGTGGATTTGTGATTGGCAGTGAAATGTCTGGTGGTGCAAAAAATATCTTCGTTTCAGATTGTTCATTCATTGGAACGGATATTGGTCTTCGTTTTAAAACAACTCGAGGTAGAGGTGGTGTGGTAGAGAAAATCTTTGTTAAAAACATCAATATGAAAGATATTGTTGGCGAAGCTATCTTATTTGATATGTATTATGCTGCGGTAGATCCTGTTCCCCTAAAAGGCGAAAAAAGAGATGCACCAAAAGTAGAGTTATTGCCTGTAACCGAAGAAACGCCTATTTTTAGAGATTTCCATATTACGGATGTAGTTTGTGATGGAGCTTCAAAAGCAGTATTTATTAGAGGTTTACCGGAATTAAGTATCAGTAACATCACACTAGATAATCTTAACATAAAAGCAGATGAAGGTGTTGATATTCAAGAAGCAAAAAATGTAAGTTTAAATAATGTGAATTTGATTGTTGCCAATTCTAATCCATTAATTAACATACAAAACGGAAATACAATCAACTTTAAAAACATAAATTATAATGCAGCTCAATTGCTTTTCCGCATAACAGGAGATAGAAATAGTGCCATTAAAACTTCTGGCTTAGATGCTACAAAAGCAAAATCTAAAACCGAATTTTTAGCTGGAGCTGATGAAAAAACATTGCAGATTAATAAATAG
- a CDS encoding glycoside hydrolase family 88 protein, whose amino-acid sequence MNRSLKYFALVALTSLTFKVGAQVKPLSQQMADQVLALSKDSANASSNNFRPVKWSYDQGVILEGIDGVWKRTANNEYFKYMQACMDAYVTKDGDIKMYKIEDHNIDNVKNGRTLLTLYKVTGQAKYFKAATILWNQLKEQPRTKEGGFWHKKIYPNQMWLDGLYMGEPFYAEYAALIKDEKAFDDIANQFIWMEKNSRDAKTGLLYHGWDESKTEKWADKTTGKSPNFWARAMGWYGMALVDVLDNFPQNHPKRAALLAILNRFAVATQKVQDAKSGLWYDILDKPQGKGNYFESSASSMFVYTYAKAVRMGWLPKSYFAVADKGYKGIQKEFIEKVGTDKVNLKGTVAVSGLGGKPYRDGSYAYYMSEKVITNDAKGVGAFLCAANEMEIAALPKPALGKTVMLDSYFNNEVRKDQSGNDQIWHYKWDARDNNGFSLLGEIFERSGFKNKTLYQAPTVENLKGTSIYIIVDPDSEKEAAKPNYIQEKDITNIANWVNAGGVLVLFGNDGPNVELEHFNKLANKFGFHFNGETKGKVPVAGVFETAKVVVPAGNEIFKNVKDLFIKEYSSLKLSGNARPILKDIDGDNVIAVSKYGKGTVFVIGDPWLYNEYVDARKLPATYDNFKAANDLVNWLTKQVK is encoded by the coding sequence ATGAACAGATCCCTAAAGTATTTTGCACTTGTAGCCTTAACAAGCTTAACTTTTAAAGTAGGTGCCCAAGTAAAACCATTATCTCAACAAATGGCCGATCAGGTATTGGCTTTGTCAAAAGATTCTGCTAATGCAAGTTCTAATAATTTTAGACCAGTAAAATGGTCTTATGATCAAGGTGTAATTTTAGAAGGCATTGATGGCGTTTGGAAAAGAACGGCTAACAATGAATATTTTAAATACATGCAAGCTTGTATGGATGCCTATGTTACCAAAGATGGCGACATTAAGATGTACAAAATAGAAGACCATAATATAGACAATGTAAAAAACGGACGTACTTTATTAACGTTATACAAAGTAACTGGTCAGGCAAAATATTTTAAAGCGGCAACCATATTATGGAATCAGTTAAAAGAGCAACCTAGAACTAAAGAAGGCGGTTTTTGGCATAAAAAAATCTATCCAAATCAAATGTGGTTAGATGGATTGTATATGGGAGAGCCATTTTATGCTGAATATGCAGCGCTAATTAAAGATGAAAAAGCTTTTGATGATATCGCCAATCAATTTATTTGGATGGAGAAAAACTCAAGAGATGCAAAAACTGGTTTATTGTACCATGGTTGGGATGAGTCCAAAACCGAGAAATGGGCAGATAAAACCACTGGTAAATCTCCTAATTTTTGGGCAAGAGCAATGGGATGGTACGGAATGGCGTTGGTTGATGTATTAGACAATTTCCCTCAAAACCACCCAAAACGTGCAGCATTGTTAGCTATTTTAAATCGCTTTGCGGTAGCAACTCAAAAAGTTCAGGATGCTAAATCTGGCTTATGGTACGATATTTTAGATAAACCACAAGGCAAGGGTAATTACTTCGAATCATCTGCTTCGAGTATGTTTGTTTATACCTATGCAAAAGCAGTTAGAATGGGTTGGTTGCCAAAATCTTATTTCGCAGTGGCGGATAAGGGTTATAAAGGCATTCAAAAAGAATTTATAGAAAAAGTAGGCACTGATAAAGTTAATCTTAAAGGAACCGTAGCTGTTTCTGGCTTAGGTGGAAAACCATATCGTGATGGAAGTTATGCTTATTACATGAGCGAAAAAGTAATTACTAACGATGCAAAAGGTGTTGGTGCATTTTTATGTGCAGCTAACGAAATGGAAATTGCTGCATTGCCAAAACCTGCTTTAGGAAAAACTGTAATGCTCGACTCGTATTTTAACAACGAGGTTAGAAAGGATCAAAGTGGCAACGATCAAATTTGGCACTACAAATGGGATGCTCGTGATAATAATGGGTTCTCTTTGTTGGGAGAAATATTTGAAAGATCTGGATTTAAAAACAAAACTTTATATCAAGCACCAACTGTAGAAAATCTAAAAGGTACTTCAATTTATATAATTGTAGATCCTGATAGTGAAAAAGAAGCTGCAAAACCGAACTATATTCAAGAAAAAGACATTACCAATATTGCCAATTGGGTAAATGCAGGTGGTGTTTTAGTATTATTTGGTAACGATGGACCAAACGTAGAATTAGAGCATTTTAACAAGCTAGCTAATAAATTTGGCTTCCATTTTAATGGCGAAACAAAAGGTAAAGTTCCAGTTGCTGGTGTTTTTGAGACAGCTAAAGTCGTTGTTCCGGCAGGAAACGAAATATTCAAAAATGTTAAAGACCTTTTCATTAAAGAATACAGTAGTTTAAAGCTTTCTGGTAATGCAAGACCAATCTTAAAAGATATAGACGGCGACAATGTAATTGCGGTAAGTAAATATGGAAAAGGAACAGTATTTGTAATTGGCGACCCTTGGTTATACAATGAATATGTAGATGCAAGAAAATTACCAGCTACTTATGACAATTTCAAAGCTGCTAATGATTTAGTGAATTGGCTAACAAAGCAGGTTAAATAG
- the pelA gene encoding pectate lyase: MKKIKTIFYTLICLSLYSCASAQQATQTAQKTDELAEKMLVYQLSNGAWPKQLVGGIVVKYELPLTDALLAKIKATDYMHATIDNKATSREINALVKAYKTTQNKAYLVAAEKGIDYLFKAQYANGGWPQYYPDKSSYRAEITYNDDAMINVLNIMLNIAAQTNDFEVVNKAYIAKAEDAVKRGLDCILKTQITQNGKLTIWAAQYDQNTLKPAKARNFEPASLSTSESVGIVRFLMRLKNPSPATKNAISNAVAWFDSSKIVGFKFAKFPDGKDTGLIPDATSTIWARFYDFQTNKPIFGDRDNSIKSNVADISFERRNGYGWYGTWANNLILKDYPKWQKNNQ; the protein is encoded by the coding sequence ATGAAAAAAATTAAAACGATATTTTACACGCTTATCTGCTTGAGCTTATACTCTTGCGCATCTGCTCAACAAGCCACACAAACGGCTCAAAAAACCGACGAATTAGCAGAAAAGATGCTGGTTTATCAATTGAGCAATGGAGCTTGGCCAAAGCAATTAGTTGGAGGTATTGTAGTTAAATATGAATTGCCATTAACTGATGCATTATTAGCTAAAATTAAAGCTACAGACTATATGCATGCTACTATTGATAATAAAGCAACCAGTAGAGAAATCAATGCATTAGTTAAGGCTTACAAAACCACTCAAAATAAAGCTTATTTAGTCGCAGCAGAAAAAGGTATAGATTATCTGTTTAAAGCGCAATATGCAAATGGAGGTTGGCCACAATATTATCCTGATAAAAGTAGCTACAGAGCAGAAATTACTTATAATGATGATGCGATGATTAACGTGTTAAATATCATGTTAAACATTGCAGCCCAAACAAACGATTTTGAAGTAGTAAATAAAGCGTACATCGCTAAAGCTGAAGATGCTGTAAAAAGAGGTTTAGATTGTATCTTAAAAACTCAAATTACCCAAAATGGGAAATTAACTATTTGGGCAGCACAATACGACCAAAACACTTTAAAACCAGCTAAGGCTAGAAATTTTGAACCTGCTTCTTTAAGTACTTCAGAATCTGTAGGGATAGTTAGGTTTTTAATGCGCTTAAAAAATCCATCACCAGCTACAAAAAATGCCATTTCAAATGCAGTGGCTTGGTTCGATTCCTCAAAAATTGTAGGTTTTAAATTTGCTAAATTTCCTGATGGAAAAGATACAGGGCTAATTCCAGATGCTACGTCTACAATTTGGGCTAGATTTTATGATTTTCAAACCAATAAGCCAATTTTTGGAGATAGAGACAATTCAATTAAATCAAACGTAGCAGATATTAGTTTCGAGCGTAGAAACGGATATGGATGGTACGGAACATGGGCAAATAATCTAATTCTTAAAGATTATCCAAAATGGCAGAAAAATAATCAATAA
- a CDS encoding tagaturonate reductase: MILSKANLNLITKEDVIVPSANIFELPEKVLQFGTGVLLRGLPDYFIDKANKQGVFNGRVAVVKSTSGATTEFDEQDSLYTLCVRGIENGQPVSQNIISSAISRVISANDDWNAILEIAKSKDLSIIVSNTTEVGIQLVNESIDQNPPVSFPAKVLAVLHERFKALGAINSGLVIVATELIPDNGKKLGSIVLELAKFNNLGDDFILWLQNENKFCNSLVDRIVPGKPDAATLANLQDELGYTDNLLSMSEPYSLWAIEGGAKVAEALSFAKVDSGVVIAEDIEIYRELKVRLLNGTHTLSSGIAFLSGIDTVKKAMTNEQIKTYIEVLMRNEIGPAIPYQVTEEQTTAFAGTVKDRFANPSIEHLWINITFQYTMKMKIRILPLLLNHYKLFNNVPENIAFGFAAYLTFMKVANEKDGKYYGSYNGIDYLITDDSASYLNNILSSDSSDYPSAVLSDVDFWKTDLNSLPCFTQAVSEKYEAIAKIGIADALVKLNSSN; the protein is encoded by the coding sequence ATGATTCTATCTAAAGCAAATCTTAACCTTATCACTAAGGAAGATGTGATTGTGCCATCTGCAAATATTTTCGAACTTCCAGAAAAAGTATTGCAATTCGGAACTGGAGTTTTACTACGTGGCTTACCCGATTATTTTATAGATAAAGCAAATAAACAAGGTGTTTTTAACGGGAGAGTTGCTGTTGTAAAATCAACAAGTGGCGCTACAACCGAATTTGATGAACAAGATTCATTATATACGCTTTGCGTTAGAGGTATAGAAAATGGTCAACCAGTTTCTCAAAATATCATTTCATCAGCAATAAGTAGGGTAATTTCTGCTAACGATGACTGGAATGCCATTCTTGAAATTGCAAAATCAAAAGACTTATCGATTATTGTTTCAAATACTACCGAAGTTGGTATCCAGTTAGTAAACGAAAGTATTGACCAGAATCCGCCTGTTTCTTTTCCTGCTAAAGTATTGGCTGTTTTACACGAGAGATTTAAAGCTTTAGGTGCGATAAATAGTGGCTTAGTTATCGTTGCAACAGAGTTGATACCAGATAACGGTAAAAAATTGGGTTCAATAGTACTAGAGTTAGCTAAATTTAATAATCTAGGGGATGATTTCATTTTATGGTTACAAAATGAAAATAAGTTCTGTAATTCATTGGTTGATAGAATTGTACCGGGTAAACCTGATGCTGCAACCTTAGCTAACTTACAAGATGAACTGGGCTATACAGATAATTTATTATCTATGAGCGAGCCTTATAGTTTATGGGCAATCGAAGGTGGTGCTAAAGTAGCAGAAGCATTATCTTTTGCTAAAGTAGATAGTGGTGTTGTTATTGCTGAAGACATAGAAATTTATAGAGAATTAAAAGTTCGCTTATTAAACGGAACACATACTTTAAGTTCAGGAATTGCATTTCTATCAGGTATAGATACTGTTAAAAAAGCAATGACAAATGAGCAAATTAAAACTTACATAGAGGTTTTAATGAGAAACGAAATTGGTCCGGCTATTCCTTACCAAGTTACAGAAGAGCAAACTACAGCATTTGCAGGTACTGTTAAAGACCGTTTCGCCAATCCTTCAATCGAACATTTGTGGATTAATATCACTTTTCAGTATACAATGAAAATGAAAATCCGCATTTTGCCATTGTTGCTTAATCATTATAAATTGTTCAACAATGTTCCAGAAAATATCGCCTTTGGCTTTGCAGCCTACTTAACTTTTATGAAAGTAGCTAACGAAAAAGATGGTAAATATTATGGTTCTTATAATGGTATCGATTATTTAATTACTGATGATAGTGCAAGTTATTTAAACAATATCTTATCATCAGATAGTTCAGATTATCCATCGGCTGTGCTAAGCGATGTAGATTTCTGGAAAACAGATTTAAATTCATTGCCTTGTTTTACCCAAGCTGTAAGCGAAAAATACGAAGCAATTGCCAAAATCGGCATTGCAGATGCTCTAGTGAAATTAAACTCTTCTAATTAA